TCACGGTCGATCTTGTTCACGACGATGATCGGGGTAAGGCCGAGTTCCAAAGCCTTCTTCGTCACGAAGCGGGTCTGGGCCATGGGGCCTTCGAATGCGTCAACGACCAGAAGAACGCCATCGACTGTACCCAAAACGCGTTCCACCTGGCCACCGAAGTCGGCGTGCCCCGGGGTATCGACGATGTTCACGCGGTATCCCTTGTACATCACGCTCGTGTTCTTGGAGAGGATGGTAATGCCGCGTTCGCGTTCGAGGTTGTCGGAGTCCATCACTCGGTCCACGATTTCTTCACCTTCATGGAAGGTTCCGCACTGTTTGAGGAGCTGGTTCACCAGGGTTGTTTTACCGTGGTCAACGTGGGCGATGATGGCAACGTTTCTGATTTTTGATTGATCCATATTTTACCGTTTGGCTTTAATTTTCGGCGCAAAGATAGAAAAATGAGTGGAAAAATGCAATATTTAGCGTTCGTATTCTATATTTAGGGGCGTGAATTACTTGGCTTTGGATTACGGAGAGCATCGTGTCGGGGTCGCTTTTGGCGATTCCGAGCTCAAAATGGCGTTTTCGCGCGAAACGATTGACCAGAAGACGACGAACCTGTTCGAGCGCCTGGACCAACTCGTGCGCCTCAACAAGATTGACGAATTTGTCGTCGGGATGCCGTACCACCCGGATGGCCGCAAGGACGGTAAAAACGTGGTGGTGGAGGCTTTTATCAAGGATTTGGCACTGCGATTCCCGGGGATGAAAATCCATACGCAGGATGAATCGTACTCCAGCGTGCAGGCGCAGGAGTTCACCTCGTACATGAGCAAAAAGAAAAAGCAGAAGAATAAGGCCATTATCGACCGCACCGCCGCCGCTATCATACTCCAGCGCTGGTTCGACGAGAACCCCTAACCACTTCGCTTTTTCGTCATTCTGAGCGAAGCGATATACGAAACTAGCTACTTTTAGTAGCTTTAGTTGAGTTATGCCCCTTGGGTAAGAATCCAGTTAAGTTACTTTTTACTATATTTACAACATGGCTAAAGAACTCGATAATTTTGATGATGAAGAAATGGACGAAGCCAACGGTGCGATGCTCGATGCATTGAACGCCGAAGAAAACTTTGTCCCGCAAGTCCGTGACTACAGCGACCGCCGCATCCTGATCTGGGAAGAAGACGATGTCCGCCGTGAAGCCTGCCTCGAAGTCCTTTCGGACTTGCTCGTGGGCGCCTACTTCAAGGCCGTGAGGACCGAAGAAGAAGCTCTGCAGCAGCTCGAAGAAGACGACTGGGATACGTTCGTCGTGGACTTCTACACCGAAGGTGTTTCCGTCAGCGATTTCATCAAGCGCGTGAACAACTATCCGGGGTCCATCCTCGTGGCTATCAACATGGGCCCGCTTACGCTCCCTGAAGAACGTGAACCGGCCAAGGCCGAAAACTTGCGCCGCCTGTTCGATATCGAGCGCGCCAGCTCCCAGATCCACGCGTAAGCATTGTCTCCTGACGCTTCACTCTCGTCATCCTGAGC
The DNA window shown above is from Fibrobacter sp. UWB16 and carries:
- the ruvX gene encoding Holliday junction resolvase RuvX gives rise to the protein MNYLALDYGEHRVGVAFGDSELKMAFSRETIDQKTTNLFERLDQLVRLNKIDEFVVGMPYHPDGRKDGKNVVVEAFIKDLALRFPGMKIHTQDESYSSVQAQEFTSYMSKKKKQKNKAIIDRTAAAIILQRWFDENP